Proteins from a single region of Chloroflexota bacterium:
- a CDS encoding NYN domain-containing protein codes for MKRLSPIPEDFAPDPDSAGNPEDDLRSLMDELKDAVSAPRAAERDLAAAAKALSRAAGALHTSNGASDYGPKLRLGVFLDTANLTDRGTDDPIRVDFAKLLAHVTEGRRTVHARAYCPIYADFNGRLEHQRSVAPVWDMGYDIVTKPIKVFADGTRKADLDLVLVVDVIRRLPTMDVVALMSGDGDYVPMVEYLREHGVRVEVYSFADAIAEELRLAANAWHDISALTSVHVGAPAPKRSRSRAGAAASSA; via the coding sequence ATGAAACGACTCTCCCCCATCCCTGAAGACTTCGCGCCCGACCCCGATTCCGCAGGCAACCCGGAGGACGACCTGCGCTCGCTGATGGACGAGCTCAAGGACGCCGTGTCGGCGCCGCGCGCCGCCGAGCGCGATCTGGCCGCCGCGGCCAAGGCCCTGTCCCGGGCCGCCGGCGCCCTGCACACGTCGAATGGCGCATCGGACTATGGCCCCAAGCTGCGCCTGGGCGTCTTTTTGGACACGGCCAACCTGACCGATCGAGGTACGGACGATCCCATTCGCGTGGACTTCGCCAAACTCTTGGCCCACGTCACCGAAGGCCGTCGAACCGTTCACGCCCGCGCCTATTGCCCCATCTACGCCGACTTCAACGGCCGGCTGGAGCACCAGCGCTCGGTCGCGCCCGTCTGGGACATGGGCTACGACATCGTCACCAAGCCCATCAAAGTGTTTGCCGACGGCACGCGCAAGGCCGACCTCGACCTGGTCCTGGTCGTGGACGTGATCCGGCGTCTGCCGACCATGGACGTCGTGGCACTCATGTCCGGCGACGGCGACTACGTGCCGATGGTGGAATACCTGCGCGAGCACGGCGTGCGCGTCGAGGTCTATTCGTTCGCCGATGCCATTGCGGAAGAGTTGCGCCTGGCCGCCAATGCCTGGCACGACATCAGCGCCCTGACCTCGGTGCACGTGGGCGCCCCGGCCCCCAAACGAAGCCGCAGCCGCGCCGGCGCGGCGGCCTCCAGCGCCTGA